In a genomic window of Blastopirellula marina:
- a CDS encoding PVC-type heme-binding CxxCH protein produces MNCLRFVSAALSCALLVFSSVGATLAAEPAKSPEEQQKLFHLPPGFEIQLVLSDPDIGQPMNLNFDARGRLWVTSSVEYPYPANGPGVQPRPERFQGGDNKAPRDWVVVVDGFEENGNAKKVTRFVSGLNIPIGETPIGAGDEAIVYSIPNIDKIVDTDGDGVADERTKLYGSIGNVDTHGMSNGYTPWIDGWIYGCHGFSNTSEITDEAGHVTKMQSGNTYRFRKDGSRFEQFTYGQVNPFGMTFDPLGNLYDADCHSMPVYLLLRGALYPHFGNQPDALGFGPTMIDHNHGSTGICGPAYYAANQFPADFHDNIFICNPVSQVVHRDKLKRFGSTYLVDSQPDMVTCDDTWFRPVDVMVGPNGALYIADFYNPIIGHYESPLEHPDRDRTHGRVWRVVYTGEGAAPLPDSTDITKLNVDGLIDKLDDPNLLVRTLATNLLVDNFAGTASDALRARVTDLTPWQVAHGLWVVERLDGIEPVELEHLSIHEEAIVRVHTMRALAERPEWNELEFRIVREALSDEDAFVVRTAADALGRHPDVRNVSPLIAAWNKALPEDTHLVYTIRLALREHFRSPGFAQAIQQSQWSKAQLTRLIEMAKVSETGEAAEWLIVNTTPETLDWEVLRRVARQASQQSKPAMLERVVELVSGKEPWQQLAVLREFTKAEQEAGRRPSENAIAKQWADQLVGALSGELSQPDAWTFARFSDASVNKQNPWAPRSRKKSTGESAEFLDSIVNGEKNTGILRSRPFVLPAEVSFWMCGQDGYPNQPDAKQNYVQLKLVDNGTVISKHFGPRNDTAHQFTFKTDEHAGKRGYIEIVDGNSSDSWAWIAVQGFSPEVPAFPVNDQRGKKDDLWSTIAVYSVQGATADLERAIESDELPIDQRLGAARLLLGFDHGDVVLPKLTIWLQDANTLESVRSDIAKLLGSLSDNNAQSELVAAMQSAAAIRQAELALALTQRPEGVSALIDGIEAGKASAYVLQDPRVQQQIDQLKLTDDLTAKIGQLKKDLPAREQQVQDQIDRLIAAVTASDVPAEVGAKSFEKRCATCHKLGNQGQLIGPQLDGVGIRPVARIVEDVVDPSRNVDAAFRTVLIQTFDGQIISGLPRREEGEILVLANSEGKEIRIAKEDIDLQKSSPLSLMPSNFVEQIPQEEFVGLIRYLKSQQSKPAAE; encoded by the coding sequence ATGAATTGCCTTCGCTTCGTATCAGCCGCACTATCGTGCGCGTTGCTAGTTTTCAGTTCCGTTGGCGCTACCTTAGCTGCCGAGCCAGCCAAGTCCCCTGAAGAGCAACAGAAGCTGTTCCATCTGCCGCCCGGCTTCGAGATCCAGTTGGTCCTCAGCGATCCAGATATTGGACAACCGATGAACCTGAACTTCGATGCTCGTGGTCGATTATGGGTGACCAGCAGCGTCGAGTACCCGTATCCAGCGAACGGACCAGGCGTCCAGCCTCGACCAGAACGTTTCCAGGGGGGCGATAACAAAGCGCCGCGCGATTGGGTTGTGGTCGTCGATGGCTTTGAAGAGAACGGCAACGCCAAAAAGGTCACCCGATTTGTGAGCGGACTAAATATTCCGATCGGTGAAACTCCAATCGGCGCTGGTGATGAAGCGATTGTCTACAGCATTCCCAATATCGATAAGATCGTCGACACCGACGGAGATGGCGTTGCCGACGAGCGTACTAAACTTTACGGGAGTATTGGCAACGTTGATACGCATGGGATGTCCAATGGATACACGCCTTGGATCGATGGTTGGATTTACGGCTGCCATGGTTTCTCGAACACGTCGGAGATCACCGATGAAGCTGGCCATGTCACCAAGATGCAGTCGGGCAACACCTACCGTTTCCGGAAAGACGGCAGCCGCTTCGAGCAGTTCACCTACGGACAAGTGAATCCATTTGGAATGACGTTCGATCCACTCGGCAATCTGTATGATGCTGATTGCCACTCGATGCCTGTTTATCTTCTGTTAAGAGGCGCACTTTATCCTCACTTCGGCAACCAACCAGATGCCCTTGGATTTGGCCCGACGATGATTGACCACAATCATGGATCGACCGGTATCTGTGGACCAGCTTACTATGCGGCAAATCAGTTTCCTGCCGATTTCCACGACAATATCTTCATTTGCAATCCTGTTTCGCAGGTCGTTCATCGCGATAAGCTCAAACGATTTGGCTCAACTTACCTGGTCGATTCGCAGCCTGACATGGTGACGTGCGACGATACCTGGTTTCGCCCAGTCGACGTGATGGTGGGCCCAAACGGAGCCCTCTACATCGCCGACTTTTACAATCCGATTATTGGTCACTACGAATCTCCTCTTGAACATCCTGATCGCGACCGAACTCATGGACGTGTTTGGCGAGTGGTATACACGGGCGAAGGAGCCGCGCCACTGCCTGATTCTACCGATATCACGAAGTTAAACGTCGATGGCCTAATCGACAAGCTAGACGATCCCAATCTATTAGTGAGAACGCTGGCGACGAATCTTTTGGTCGATAACTTCGCCGGAACGGCATCTGATGCATTGCGAGCTCGAGTGACAGACCTCACACCATGGCAAGTCGCGCATGGATTGTGGGTCGTTGAACGCTTAGACGGGATTGAGCCGGTTGAACTGGAACATTTGTCGATTCATGAAGAGGCAATCGTCCGCGTTCATACGATGCGAGCTTTAGCCGAACGTCCCGAATGGAACGAACTGGAGTTCCGCATCGTTCGAGAGGCCCTTTCTGACGAAGATGCGTTTGTCGTTCGGACCGCCGCTGACGCGTTGGGGAGGCACCCCGATGTTAGAAACGTCTCGCCACTGATTGCCGCTTGGAACAAGGCACTGCCAGAAGATACGCATTTGGTCTACACGATTCGCCTCGCGCTTCGTGAGCACTTTCGTTCGCCTGGCTTTGCCCAAGCGATTCAACAATCTCAATGGTCGAAAGCGCAACTGACGCGCTTGATAGAAATGGCGAAAGTATCCGAAACGGGGGAAGCTGCCGAGTGGTTGATCGTGAACACTACGCCGGAAACTCTTGACTGGGAGGTCCTTCGTCGAGTCGCGCGACAAGCTTCACAACAATCGAAACCGGCCATGCTCGAGCGTGTCGTCGAATTAGTCAGCGGAAAAGAACCTTGGCAGCAACTGGCCGTGCTCCGCGAGTTCACCAAGGCCGAGCAAGAGGCGGGTCGAAGACCAAGCGAAAATGCAATCGCCAAGCAATGGGCCGATCAGTTGGTTGGCGCGCTATCTGGCGAACTCAGCCAACCAGATGCGTGGACGTTTGCTCGCTTCTCGGATGCTTCAGTCAACAAGCAAAATCCTTGGGCGCCACGATCGCGAAAGAAGAGCACCGGTGAATCGGCCGAATTCCTCGATAGCATCGTCAATGGCGAAAAGAATACTGGCATTTTGAGGAGCCGCCCATTCGTGTTGCCGGCGGAAGTCAGCTTTTGGATGTGCGGCCAAGATGGGTATCCCAATCAGCCGGACGCGAAGCAGAACTATGTTCAACTGAAGCTAGTCGACAACGGAACGGTCATCAGCAAGCACTTCGGTCCACGTAATGACACGGCCCATCAGTTTACCTTTAAAACCGACGAACACGCTGGCAAACGCGGTTACATTGAGATTGTCGACGGCAACTCGAGCGATTCGTGGGCGTGGATTGCGGTCCAAGGGTTTTCGCCTGAAGTTCCCGCGTTTCCGGTTAACGATCAACGAGGAAAGAAGGATGACCTTTGGAGCACGATTGCTGTCTATAGCGTTCAAGGAGCTACCGCAGATCTCGAAAGGGCAATCGAAAGTGACGAGCTTCCGATCGATCAGCGATTAGGGGCTGCGCGCTTGCTTCTCGGATTCGATCATGGCGATGTCGTTCTTCCGAAACTTACGATATGGCTACAAGACGCGAACACTTTGGAATCGGTGCGGAGCGATATCGCGAAGCTATTAGGGAGCTTGTCAGACAATAACGCTCAATCCGAATTAGTCGCGGCAATGCAGTCGGCCGCCGCAATCCGCCAGGCCGAGTTAGCGTTGGCACTGACTCAGCGACCTGAGGGAGTTTCGGCTTTGATCGATGGAATTGAAGCCGGCAAGGCATCGGCATACGTATTACAAGATCCGCGCGTCCAGCAGCAGATCGATCAACTGAAGCTGACCGACGATCTGACCGCCAAAATCGGCCAGCTGAAAAAGGATTTACCTGCCCGAGAACAACAGGTACAAGACCAGATCGATCGTCTGATCGCTGCGGTTACCGCGAGTGATGTGCCTGCAGAAGTCGGTGCTAAATCGTTTGAGAAACGTTGTGCCACGTGCCACAAGTTGGGCAACCAAGGGCAATTGATTGGCCCTCAGCTCGATGGTGTCGGGATTCGACCTGTCGCGCGGATCGTGGAGGATGTCGTCGATCCCAGTCGAAATGTCGATGCTGCTTTCCGTACGGTGTTAATTCAAACATTCGACGGTCAGATTATCTCGGGGCTCCCCCGACGCGAGGAAGGCGAGATCCTGGTCTTGGCAAACTCGGAAGGAAAAGAAATCCGCATTGCGAAGGAGGACATTGATCTACAAAAGAGTTCGCCCCTGTCACTAATGCCATCAAACTTCGTCGAACAGATTCCACAGGAAGAGTTTGTGGGTCTGATTCGGTATTTGAAATCGCAGCAAAGCAAACCAGCGGCAGAGTAA
- a CDS encoding Gfo/Idh/MocA family protein produces MSERLAPKNTRRDFMKVAGAASALSAFAVPHVHAEEKEIGTIQVALVGCGGRGSGAAADALNVPGARTKLVAMADVFEHRLTGSHQSLDRNFQGNKEKVDVPKDRQYVGFEAYKQAMDALNPGDVVILATPLAFRWVHYTYAIDRGLNVFMEKPVIADGPSAKRMIALAELADQKNIKSAVGLMVRHCRGRQELHERIQNGEIGDIVCMRAYRMHGPVASAFSTRKPDDKTEVMYQIERFHSFLWASGGCFSDFYIHQIDETSWMKNSWPVKAQALGGRHYRGDFIDQNFDTYAVEYTYDDGSKLFFDGRTMLGCRNDMSSVVHGSKGSAIVSTSGHTPGKVRTFSGQKQSRREVTWAFPQPEENPYQLEWNDFIDAIVNDQPYNEVHRGVQASLVTSMGRMAAHTGQEITYEQMLNCEQEFAPNVDKMTEDGPAPVTSDENGRYPVPEPGKNRDVEYAV; encoded by the coding sequence ATGAGCGAACGACTTGCCCCTAAGAATACTCGCCGCGACTTCATGAAAGTTGCTGGCGCCGCTTCTGCACTGTCCGCCTTTGCGGTGCCCCACGTGCACGCGGAAGAGAAAGAGATCGGCACGATCCAAGTCGCCCTGGTTGGGTGCGGTGGTCGTGGTTCCGGTGCCGCTGCTGACGCTCTAAATGTGCCGGGCGCACGCACCAAGCTGGTCGCCATGGCCGACGTGTTCGAACACCGTCTGACGGGCAGTCATCAATCGCTCGATCGCAATTTCCAAGGCAACAAGGAAAAGGTCGATGTGCCGAAAGATCGCCAGTATGTTGGTTTTGAAGCCTACAAGCAGGCCATGGACGCTCTGAACCCTGGCGACGTCGTGATTCTGGCCACCCCGCTCGCATTCCGCTGGGTCCATTACACTTATGCGATCGATCGCGGTTTGAATGTGTTCATGGAGAAGCCCGTCATCGCCGATGGCCCAAGCGCCAAGAGGATGATTGCCTTGGCCGAGCTGGCTGACCAGAAGAACATCAAATCGGCTGTTGGTCTAATGGTTCGCCACTGCCGCGGTCGCCAGGAACTCCACGAGCGAATTCAGAATGGTGAAATCGGCGATATCGTCTGCATGCGTGCCTATCGTATGCACGGTCCAGTCGCCTCGGCCTTCTCGACCCGCAAGCCAGACGACAAGACCGAAGTCATGTACCAAATCGAACGTTTTCACAGCTTCCTGTGGGCGAGCGGCGGTTGCTTCAGCGACTTCTACATCCACCAGATTGATGAAACTTCGTGGATGAAGAACTCGTGGCCGGTTAAGGCACAAGCTTTAGGTGGTCGTCACTACCGTGGTGATTTCATCGATCAGAACTTCGACACCTACGCCGTGGAATACACCTACGACGACGGCTCGAAGCTGTTCTTCGATGGTCGCACGATGCTCGGTTGCCGCAACGATATGTCCAGTGTCGTTCACGGTAGTAAAGGATCGGCGATCGTCAGCACCTCAGGCCACACGCCTGGTAAGGTTCGTACGTTCAGCGGCCAAAAGCAAAGCCGCCGCGAAGTGACGTGGGCCTTCCCGCAGCCAGAAGAAAACCCATACCAATTGGAATGGAACGACTTCATCGACGCGATCGTCAACGATCAGCCGTACAACGAAGTCCACCGCGGCGTTCAAGCCAGCCTGGTGACGAGCATGGGCCGCATGGCTGCCCACACCGGTCAGGAGATCACCTACGAACAAATGCTCAACTGCGAGCAAGAGTTCGCTCCGAACGTCGACAAGATGACCGAAGATGGCCCAGCCCCGGTCACGTCCGACGAAAACGGCCGCTATCCAGTGCCGGAACCAGGCAAGAACCGCGACGTCGAATACGCCGTCTAA
- a CDS encoding metallophosphoesterase — MDWFVSDLHMFSRRSIYHEHEDEILARVQDARVFVLGGDIVDFSWTTLPTVEATIDAAIDWLATLVASNRNCQFHYLLGNHDCHSVFVDRLGDLTEANENLHWEPYFLRIGSAVMLHGDAVHLKDRTNVALAMARGQQHHRKQPAYRHGIYQLAIHSKLHAVVGKLANPRKVIAGRIWDYLSNEQVDLDNAVRNVYFGHTHVPMNDYEYRGINFHNGGATIAGLKFNMLPLQLDGKIEPIDHNVERF, encoded by the coding sequence ATGGATTGGTTCGTCTCAGATTTGCACATGTTCTCTCGTCGCTCGATTTATCACGAGCATGAAGACGAAATCTTAGCTCGAGTCCAAGACGCGCGCGTGTTCGTCTTGGGAGGTGATATCGTCGACTTTTCCTGGACCACGCTGCCAACGGTGGAAGCAACGATTGATGCCGCGATCGATTGGCTGGCGACCCTTGTCGCATCGAATCGAAATTGCCAGTTTCACTACCTTCTTGGCAACCATGATTGCCATTCGGTATTCGTTGATCGATTAGGCGACTTGACGGAAGCAAACGAGAACTTGCACTGGGAGCCCTACTTCCTGCGGATAGGCTCGGCTGTAATGTTGCATGGAGATGCGGTGCACTTGAAAGACCGCACCAACGTCGCCCTGGCCATGGCCCGTGGCCAACAGCATCATCGCAAGCAACCAGCTTATCGCCATGGCATTTACCAGTTGGCAATCCATTCCAAGCTGCACGCCGTTGTGGGAAAGCTGGCCAATCCTCGGAAGGTGATCGCCGGCCGAATCTGGGATTACCTCTCGAACGAGCAAGTCGATCTCGATAACGCCGTTCGGAACGTTTATTTTGGCCATACGCACGTTCCAATGAATGACTACGAGTACCGTGGGATTAACTTCCATAATGGAGGTGCGACCATTGCGGGGTTGAAATTCAACATGCTGCCGTTACAACTCGATGGCAAAATCGAACCGATTGATCACAACGTCGAACGATTCTAA
- a CDS encoding TonB-dependent receptor plug domain-containing protein: MKSLFGSSPLWWGSLCLLGLAWFAAPLFAQDDLIAVQPVVLPEEATQPNGEPAAEVPDIPSLDVGRLPPVVVEGNTSRGDSQRDYDATFSNAEVMTPNYMPTEERKFGGTVQVISREQIEKSDSFTVGQLLARQPGVDVVNSGGPGGASSIFLRGANSQHTKVLIDGSPVNDPSSPSRGFDAANLTLDNVERIEILQGPQSLLYGSEAIGGVVNILTKRGQGPMSGSLSAQGGVFGTHREGGYIQGQSGAFDYSFSGSWLDTQSYSAALTGTERDPFSVGALAGAFGVQLTENTEFVYRLRYTDARAHIDDASFSIGQPPTDDPTRLNLTNNLVQRFEINNTMLDGNIINMFAYDDIDYNRSDRDDVFPSEFTGKTRQFTYLGTAILWPDHDFSVGVQHWDESATTEYPPSPSSQASQYQTGIFFQDQLSLGDRLHLTGGVRWDDHSVTGGHSTYRTTAAYELRETNTRLRGSLGTGYRAPSLSENILPFGNPNLRPERSTGWEYGFDQSLFHDRVVLGATYFRNDYIDLILFDSNTYTLLNIGQARSHGVELTADWYASERWTVWGSFTHTDTFDNETGLQLVRRPRDKGTFSITRKFGACGSITFAARMIGRRIDARDGSVLLAQYNVLDVYGDHWIRPNMRWFYRIDNLFNAQYQEVTGYATSDAAIYSGLEWRF, translated from the coding sequence GTGAAAAGCTTGTTTGGATCGAGTCCGCTTTGGTGGGGCTCGCTTTGTCTTTTGGGCCTGGCATGGTTTGCTGCGCCCCTCTTTGCTCAAGATGACCTTATAGCCGTACAGCCAGTCGTCTTGCCGGAAGAGGCGACGCAGCCAAACGGTGAACCGGCTGCCGAGGTGCCAGATATTCCCTCTCTAGATGTCGGACGGCTGCCACCAGTGGTAGTTGAGGGAAACACGAGTCGTGGCGACTCGCAGCGAGACTACGATGCGACGTTCTCGAATGCCGAGGTGATGACGCCGAACTACATGCCAACCGAAGAACGGAAATTTGGTGGCACGGTTCAGGTGATTTCACGCGAGCAGATCGAAAAGTCCGATTCATTTACTGTCGGTCAGCTCTTGGCGCGACAGCCAGGGGTCGACGTGGTGAACTCGGGTGGACCAGGAGGTGCGAGTTCCATCTTTTTGCGAGGGGCAAATTCACAACATACGAAAGTCTTAATTGACGGATCCCCGGTCAATGATCCTAGCAGCCCCAGTCGCGGATTCGATGCGGCAAACTTGACGCTAGATAACGTCGAACGAATTGAAATCTTACAAGGTCCGCAAAGCCTGCTTTATGGATCAGAAGCGATTGGCGGTGTGGTAAATATCCTGACGAAAAGAGGCCAGGGCCCGATGTCGGGTTCTCTCTCTGCTCAAGGGGGTGTATTTGGTACGCATCGCGAAGGAGGCTACATCCAGGGACAAAGCGGGGCGTTTGATTATTCCTTTTCAGGGTCATGGCTCGATACGCAGTCTTATTCTGCCGCTTTGACTGGTACCGAACGCGATCCGTTCTCGGTCGGGGCACTCGCAGGTGCCTTTGGTGTTCAGCTGACCGAGAACACCGAATTTGTTTATCGTCTGCGATATACGGATGCTCGCGCTCATATTGACGACGCTTCATTTTCGATCGGACAGCCACCGACCGATGATCCGACACGATTGAATTTGACCAACAATCTGGTTCAGCGATTTGAGATCAACAATACGATGCTCGATGGCAACATCATCAACATGTTTGCCTATGACGACATCGACTACAACCGATCGGATCGTGACGATGTCTTTCCGAGTGAATTCACGGGGAAGACCCGGCAGTTCACTTACCTTGGCACGGCGATCTTGTGGCCCGATCATGATTTTTCCGTCGGTGTACAGCACTGGGACGAATCGGCAACAACCGAGTACCCACCGTCCCCATCGAGCCAAGCTAGTCAGTACCAGACGGGCATCTTTTTTCAAGATCAACTTTCACTTGGGGATCGACTCCATTTGACCGGTGGCGTCCGGTGGGACGATCACAGCGTAACCGGCGGACATAGCACCTACCGCACGACGGCTGCTTACGAATTACGAGAGACGAACACGCGACTTCGGGGTAGCCTTGGCACCGGGTATCGGGCTCCGTCTCTCTCGGAGAATATCTTGCCGTTTGGTAATCCGAATCTTCGGCCTGAGCGAAGTACGGGTTGGGAGTATGGTTTTGATCAGTCGTTGTTCCATGATCGCGTTGTCCTGGGGGCGACTTACTTCCGTAACGACTACATCGACTTGATCCTGTTCGATAGCAACACTTACACATTGTTGAACATTGGTCAGGCACGCTCGCACGGTGTCGAACTGACCGCAGATTGGTATGCGAGCGAACGTTGGACCGTGTGGGGATCTTTCACCCATACCGATACTTTCGATAACGAGACAGGTCTACAACTCGTGCGACGACCGCGAGACAAAGGAACCTTTAGTATCACACGGAAGTTTGGGGCTTGTGGCTCGATTACATTCGCGGCACGGATGATTGGCCGACGAATCGATGCCCGCGATGGCTCCGTGCTACTGGCCCAATACAACGTTCTCGATGTCTATGGCGATCACTGGATTCGACCGAACATGCGATGGTTCTACCGCATCGATAATCTGTTCAATGCGCAATACCAGGAAGTCACCGGCTACGCTACTTCCGACGCCGCGATCTACAGCGGTCTCGAGTGGCGTTTCTAA
- a CDS encoding ParA family protein, with protein MRSIAILNQKGGVGKTTTAVNLASAIARTGQKVCVVDLDPQAHASLHLGIGVASGSESIYQVLMGDASLADVCHKAGDNLWCIPAHLDLAAAEMELAGEVGREMILRDALEAHEEEYDYLIIDCPPSLGVLTLNALACVGEVFLPLQPHFLALHGLSKLLRTVDIVSKRINPTLRLSGVVLCLFESGTRLAGEVAGDVHEFFGQGATAGKTWSEAEVFQTRIRRNIRLAEAPSFGQSIFEYDPHSNGAEDYANLAREVMGLGLVAEDPASTVAETAAA; from the coding sequence ATGCGGTCGATTGCCATTTTGAATCAAAAAGGGGGCGTGGGAAAAACGACCACCGCAGTCAACTTGGCCTCCGCGATTGCTCGCACTGGGCAAAAAGTTTGCGTGGTCGATCTCGATCCACAAGCCCACGCCTCGCTTCACCTTGGGATTGGAGTCGCCTCCGGTTCGGAGTCGATTTACCAAGTGCTGATGGGAGATGCTTCGCTGGCCGACGTTTGCCATAAAGCAGGCGACAATTTGTGGTGCATTCCTGCCCACCTCGATCTGGCCGCAGCCGAAATGGAACTCGCCGGTGAAGTCGGTCGCGAGATGATCTTGCGCGATGCCTTAGAAGCACATGAAGAGGAATACGACTATTTGATCATTGATTGTCCGCCTAGCTTGGGCGTGCTAACGCTGAACGCGTTGGCTTGCGTCGGCGAAGTTTTCCTGCCGCTGCAGCCACACTTCTTGGCCTTACATGGGCTAAGTAAGCTGCTGCGGACGGTCGATATCGTCTCGAAACGTATTAACCCAACCTTGCGGCTCTCAGGCGTAGTTCTTTGCCTTTTCGAGTCAGGCACGCGGCTGGCTGGTGAAGTCGCAGGCGATGTTCACGAGTTCTTCGGACAAGGTGCTACCGCCGGAAAGACCTGGTCGGAAGCGGAAGTGTTTCAAACTCGGATTCGCCGAAATATTCGACTGGCCGAAGCCCCCAGCTTTGGTCAATCGATCTTCGAATACGACCCCCACTCGAATGGGGCTGAAGACTATGCAAATCTCGCTCGCGAAGTGATGGGCTTGGGTTTAGTCGCCGAAGATCCAGCTTCCACGGTCGCTGAGACGGCCGCCGCGTAG
- the nagB gene encoding glucosamine-6-phosphate deaminase, which produces MRVIIEPTAEQGSQRAASMVAQLIRKKPRAVLGLATGGTPLRLYQELIRMHQTEGLDFSRVVSFNLDEYVGLPPTHPQSYRHFMTENLFRHINIDIRNTHVPDGRALDYETYGSQYEASIAEAGGIDMQILGIGRDGHIAFNEPGSSLGSRTRLKTLAPETIRDNARFFGGEEEVPRLAITMGVGTILESKKCIMLAFGKEKAEAITAMIEGPVTAQVTGSALQFHQDVVVILDEESASQLGRREYYDEVEEAHRRLQSENTN; this is translated from the coding sequence GTGCGCGTTATTATTGAGCCTACAGCCGAGCAAGGTAGCCAACGAGCCGCGTCGATGGTCGCCCAGTTGATTCGCAAGAAACCCCGTGCAGTTCTGGGGTTAGCGACCGGCGGAACCCCGCTGCGGTTGTACCAAGAGCTCATCCGGATGCACCAGACCGAAGGACTCGATTTCTCGCGAGTCGTTTCCTTTAATTTGGACGAATACGTTGGCCTGCCTCCGACGCATCCTCAAAGCTACCGCCACTTTATGACGGAAAACTTGTTTCGTCACATCAATATCGACATTCGGAATACACACGTTCCTGACGGCCGCGCGCTCGATTATGAGACGTATGGTTCTCAATACGAAGCTTCTATCGCTGAAGCTGGCGGGATCGATATGCAGATTCTGGGGATCGGTCGCGATGGACATATCGCGTTCAATGAACCAGGTTCTTCGCTTGGTAGCCGCACGCGTCTCAAGACGCTCGCTCCCGAGACGATCCGCGACAACGCTCGCTTTTTTGGCGGCGAGGAAGAAGTACCCCGTCTGGCAATCACCATGGGGGTCGGTACCATCCTGGAGTCCAAAAAGTGCATAATGTTGGCGTTCGGTAAGGAAAAAGCCGAAGCGATTACTGCGATGATCGAAGGACCTGTTACAGCCCAAGTCACCGGTAGTGCGCTTCAGTTCCACCAAGACGTGGTCGTCATCCTCGACGAAGAATCGGCTTCCCAATTGGGGCGCCGCGAGTACTACGATGAGGTCGAAGAAGCCCATCGCCGACTTCAATCGGAAAATACGAACTAA
- a CDS encoding rhomboid family intramembrane serine protease — MRQIGKLSSEQHANRFNDYLLTLGIHSKVDRSSQGDWILWIHEENHVDQARSELEAFRSNPDDARYRNAAEEASGIRKMEQLKERERRKNIHEVKPRGGVPGAGLAGCPVTKGILIICIGIALLGMFASTGDPRDPGIGDEVYAALSFLSPEDLRAYFISPEPDPLRSIKKGEVWRLITPALLHQRSGRMALLHVGFNMYMLYMLGPILERRLGSLQFLFLNLILALASNLAQGVLPSILDQTPLAQFSNNYGSVAFLGYSGVIYGLFGFLWMRSNFDPTFGVMLVQSSIVILMVWFVLCWVGVIGNVANLAHTGGLVAGIVLGFVSAAMRR; from the coding sequence ATGCGCCAGATCGGTAAACTCTCTTCAGAACAACACGCGAATCGTTTCAACGATTACCTGCTGACGCTCGGAATTCACTCGAAAGTGGATCGATCGTCTCAAGGTGACTGGATCCTCTGGATTCATGAAGAGAATCACGTCGATCAGGCCCGCAGCGAACTGGAAGCTTTCCGCTCGAACCCAGATGATGCCCGCTACCGCAATGCGGCCGAAGAGGCATCCGGCATTCGCAAGATGGAACAGCTCAAAGAACGCGAGCGCCGAAAAAACATTCATGAGGTCAAACCTCGCGGTGGTGTGCCTGGCGCTGGTCTCGCTGGCTGTCCAGTCACTAAGGGCATCCTGATTATTTGCATCGGGATTGCCTTGCTCGGAATGTTTGCTTCGACAGGAGATCCGCGAGATCCCGGGATTGGGGACGAAGTTTACGCGGCACTTAGCTTTCTTTCCCCTGAAGACTTGCGAGCTTACTTCATTTCCCCCGAACCAGATCCACTGCGTTCGATCAAAAAGGGAGAAGTCTGGCGTCTGATCACACCAGCGTTACTCCACCAACGCTCAGGACGCATGGCACTGCTGCACGTTGGTTTCAACATGTACATGCTGTACATGTTGGGGCCGATTTTGGAACGCCGATTGGGAAGCCTCCAGTTTCTGTTTTTGAACCTGATCTTGGCGCTCGCCTCCAATCTCGCCCAGGGCGTATTGCCTTCGATCCTTGATCAAACTCCGTTAGCACAGTTCAGCAATAATTATGGTAGCGTCGCCTTCCTAGGCTATTCAGGCGTCATTTATGGACTGTTTGGTTTTCTCTGGATGCGATCTAATTTCGATCCAACGTTCGGTGTGATGCTCGTCCAATCTTCCATCGTGATCTTGATGGTTTGGTTCGTGCTCTGTTGGGTTGGCGTGATCGGCAATGTGGCGAACTTGGCACATACGGGGGGCTTGGTCGCTGGAATTGTTCTTGGCTTCGTGTCGGCTGCGATGCGTCGTTAA